A window of the Pyrodictium abyssi genome harbors these coding sequences:
- a CDS encoding zinc-binding protein, with product MGRRRRKYRKPQLLRAPRALPTIFDCPHCGARAVSVEMRKKEKNERGEIKAVVKCGKCGLYAEMWVPEIFQPVDVYSKFLDAYLEGRLEYTFIKEGGEATLSLEELASEGEEGEEAVEGGEAWESGSGAEEEGRGW from the coding sequence ATGGGTAGGAGGAGGCGTAAGTATAGGAAGCCACAGCTGCTGAGGGCGCCTAGGGCGCTCCCCACCATATTCGACTGCCCCCACTGCGGCGCCCGCGCTGTTAGCGTGGAGATGCGGAAGAAGGAGAAGAACGAGCGTGGAGAGATCAAGGCTGTGGTTAAGTGCGGTAAGTGTGGCCTCTACGCCGAGATGTGGGTGCCCGAGATATTCCAGCCTGTTGACGTGTACTCGAAGTTCCTGGACGCCTATCTAGAGGGTAGGCTCGAGTACACGTTCATCAAGGAGGGCGGGGAAGCTACCCTGTCGCTCGAGGAGCTGGCATCGGAGGGCGAGGAAGGAGAGGAGGCGGTTGAGGGTGGCGAAGCCTGGGAGAGTGGAAGCGGCGCTGAGGAGGAAGGTAGAGGCTGGTGA
- a CDS encoding geranylgeranylglyceryl/heptaprenylglyceryl phosphate synthase: MAKPGRVEAALRRKVEAGEKLFFLLSDPEKPLDVEVVARFEESGADALLIGGSLNVTPYDIDSYISALREHGVKLPTILFPGGLNNVARSADAILFMSLLNSLDSYWLIGAQVSAALLVKRLGLEAIPTAYIIVGHGGAAGHIGRAQPVPLENVYIVAAYAAAAELLGFRAIYLEAGSGSPHPIPVEAVRHARAVTEDILLIAGGGIKSPEYARSLVDSGADAIVVGTLAETNPEKALGILERVKKR; this comes from the coding sequence GTGGCGAAGCCTGGGAGAGTGGAAGCGGCGCTGAGGAGGAAGGTAGAGGCTGGTGAGAAGCTCTTCTTCCTCCTATCCGACCCCGAGAAGCCTCTAGACGTGGAAGTAGTAGCGCGGTTCGAGGAGAGCGGAGCGGACGCGCTACTGATAGGCGGTAGCCTCAACGTGACACCATACGACATAGACAGCTACATCTCGGCTCTCCGCGAGCACGGCGTGAAACTGCCCACCATACTGTTCCCGGGCGGGCTTAACAACGTGGCCCGGAGCGCGGACGCTATACTCTTCATGTCGCTGCTCAATAGCCTCGACTCCTACTGGCTGATAGGCGCGCAGGTCTCAGCAGCGCTGCTGGTAAAGCGCCTAGGGCTAGAGGCCATACCCACTGCCTACATCATAGTGGGGCACGGAGGCGCTGCCGGGCATATCGGCCGTGCACAGCCTGTCCCGCTCGAGAATGTGTACATAGTAGCGGCCTACGCCGCTGCTGCCGAGCTGCTAGGCTTCCGCGCCATATACCTTGAGGCTGGCTCTGGGTCGCCCCACCCTATACCGGTCGAGGCGGTAAGGCATGCTAGGGCTGTTACCGAGGACATACTGCTGATAGCGGGCGGCGGGATAAAGTCGCCAGAGTACGCAAGGAGCCTTGTAGACAGCGGGGCTGATGCTATAGTCGTCGGCACCCTGGCCGAGACAAACCCCGAGAAAGCCCTGGGTATACTGGAGAGGGTGAAGAAGAGGTAG
- a CDS encoding MazG nucleotide pyrophosphohydrolase domain-containing protein, which produces MERAFGYRDAGRGVYATFTWLVEEVGELGEALLKGDRKQVAEEIADVLAWTLSIAAMMGIDAEKALVEKYGGELQAVGCTSRESGQEQPIQKDG; this is translated from the coding sequence ATGGAGAGAGCCTTTGGCTACCGGGATGCTGGCAGAGGGGTCTATGCCACCTTTACCTGGCTCGTTGAAGAAGTAGGGGAACTGGGAGAAGCACTCCTCAAGGGCGACAGGAAGCAGGTTGCAGAGGAGATAGCGGATGTGCTTGCGTGGACGCTCAGCATAGCGGCGATGATGGGTATAGACGCCGAGAAGGCTCTCGTAGAGAAGTATGGTGGCGAGCTCCAGGCAGTGGGCTGTACTAGTAGAGAGTCTGGGCAGGAGCAGCCTATCCAGAAAGACGGCTAG
- a CDS encoding preprotein translocase subunit Sec61beta yields MPRSTKKDSKKEEKSKDTAPTVFTAAGLLAFSEEDAVFRIKPIHVMMITMGFIAAIVLFSLI; encoded by the coding sequence GTGCCTCGGAGCACGAAGAAGGATAGCAAGAAGGAGGAGAAGAGCAAAGATACAGCACCAACAGTGTTCACAGCTGCTGGTCTACTAGCCTTCAGCGAGGAAGACGCAGTATTCAGGATAAAGCCTATCCACGTAATGATGATCACCATGGGGTTCATTGCAGCGATTGTGCTTTTCAGCCTAATATAA
- a CDS encoding tRNA(Ile)(2)-agmatinylcytidine synthase — protein sequence MIAAVGLDSFDTSFAGCTTHLSSLVARRALDEGLSLADYPWLIRLNPAVPWKTRGNGAVALLFNVDGKRELERLARLLHSVAQLYSVGSQGKAAYALLLVEEADTLHGYLSSRPECLENLYRRAVHEAVPLRLAEKCLGELGGRVVALHGRGARGLIGSLAALGASLDDFTFELIVYRRLERWPHERRIDEASVIEFDIRTRPSTFMNYDYAQRRVLIHPHGYDPVLYGVRGEQPSILLKALEIIDAGEEPSHWALFRTNQATNAHLQRKPVSRIRPYDNPVVVGRVHSARRIPGGHVIARLCDDTGCIDTAFYRETGILRKIVLRLPPGSLVEVGGQAKPHRGALTLNAEYLCVHEPGTTGGPCSVQERSLLGCYTPPLSSFHHLMRPPNRRSGAKKPSPPTTPMISDNIYL from the coding sequence TTGATAGCCGCTGTAGGCCTTGACAGCTTTGACACGTCGTTCGCGGGGTGTACTACTCACCTTTCATCGCTCGTGGCTCGTCGAGCCCTAGACGAGGGGCTTAGCCTAGCTGACTACCCGTGGCTTATCCGCCTAAACCCCGCCGTGCCCTGGAAGACGAGGGGCAACGGCGCCGTAGCACTACTATTCAACGTGGATGGTAAGCGGGAGCTAGAGCGGCTAGCCAGGCTGCTACACAGTGTGGCCCAGCTCTACTCTGTGGGCTCCCAGGGTAAGGCTGCATACGCACTGCTACTGGTAGAGGAGGCCGATACGCTGCACGGGTATCTCTCCTCGAGGCCAGAGTGCCTAGAGAACCTCTACAGGAGAGCCGTTCACGAGGCTGTACCGCTCCGTCTAGCAGAGAAGTGCCTAGGAGAGCTCGGAGGCAGGGTCGTAGCACTGCATGGACGTGGCGCACGCGGCCTAATAGGCTCCCTCGCCGCGCTAGGAGCCTCTCTAGACGACTTCACGTTCGAGCTCATCGTGTATAGGAGGCTCGAACGCTGGCCCCACGAGCGCAGGATAGACGAGGCTAGCGTGATAGAGTTCGACATCCGCACACGCCCATCCACGTTCATGAACTACGACTACGCGCAGAGGAGAGTGCTCATACACCCGCACGGATACGACCCGGTACTCTACGGGGTCCGCGGCGAACAGCCCAGCATACTCCTCAAGGCGCTCGAGATTATAGACGCTGGCGAGGAGCCCAGTCACTGGGCGCTCTTCCGCACAAACCAGGCCACCAACGCACACCTCCAGAGGAAGCCGGTCTCCCGCATAAGGCCCTACGATAACCCGGTTGTCGTAGGCCGCGTACACTCCGCTAGGAGGATTCCCGGCGGACACGTCATAGCACGGCTCTGCGACGATACAGGCTGTATCGACACAGCATTCTACAGAGAGACGGGCATACTCCGCAAGATAGTCCTCCGTCTACCGCCTGGCTCGCTGGTAGAGGTCGGGGGTCAGGCGAAGCCCCACCGGGGCGCCCTGACGCTAAACGCCGAGTACCTATGTGTACACGAGCCCGGCACCACAGGGGGCCCGTGCAGCGTACAGGAGCGGAGTCTACTCGGCTGCTACACGCCCCCACTATCCTCGTTCCACCACCTCATGCGGCCGCCAAACCGCCGCTCCGGGGCGAAGAAGCCCTCCCCTCCCACAACACCCATGATAAGCGACAATATTTACCTCTAG
- a CDS encoding Lrp/AsnC ligand binding domain-containing protein — MPKAVILINTEMGADEEIFETLKKLPEVRAVYMVYGLYDIVAIIESDDMSKLRDIVYKNLRSSPRVRSTLTMIVVRDYENF, encoded by the coding sequence ATGCCCAAGGCTGTTATCCTAATAAATACCGAGATGGGGGCCGACGAGGAGATCTTCGAGACACTGAAGAAGCTGCCTGAGGTGCGCGCAGTATACATGGTGTACGGCCTATACGACATAGTCGCTATAATAGAGAGCGACGACATGAGCAAGCTAAGGGATATAGTGTACAAGAATCTCCGGAGCTCACCAAGAGTCCGCTCAACACTCACAATGATAGTCGTAAGAGACTATGAAAACTTCTAA
- a CDS encoding DUF367 family protein: protein MRTGSDLGVRLYAVYLRHDNPKYNTVAKLIRLGLVAEVKKPRRGSIVLDPLSPFPVSGPDRRILETNGLCVIDGSWRKVSRILGRIPGVKRRLPLLLAANPVNYGKPFLLSSAEALAAALYITGFRDEAARILSVFKWGHAFIELNRKLLEEYAGKTQKEIIEAECSILRDNIGLTVDECSAGSLLAVYKRVLESYEEKGR from the coding sequence ATGCGCACAGGAAGCGATCTTGGCGTAAGGCTCTATGCTGTGTACCTTAGGCACGATAACCCGAAATACAATACAGTAGCCAAGCTCATAAGGCTCGGGCTAGTAGCCGAGGTGAAGAAGCCACGCCGCGGCAGCATCGTGCTGGATCCACTATCGCCCTTCCCCGTCTCGGGGCCGGATAGGAGGATCCTGGAGACCAACGGGCTATGCGTGATAGACGGGTCTTGGCGCAAGGTGTCCAGGATCCTCGGCCGAATACCCGGCGTCAAGAGGAGGCTCCCGCTTCTACTCGCCGCAAACCCCGTGAACTACGGGAAGCCCTTCCTGCTCAGCAGTGCTGAGGCGCTAGCAGCAGCCCTCTACATAACAGGCTTCAGGGACGAGGCAGCAAGAATACTCTCCGTGTTCAAGTGGGGCCACGCGTTCATAGAGCTGAACAGGAAGCTTCTCGAGGAGTACGCCGGGAAGACCCAGAAGGAGATAATCGAGGCAGAATGTAGCATACTGAGGGACAATATAGGGCTCACGGTGGACGAGTGCTCAGCCGGCAGCCTCCTAGCCGTCTATAAGCGTGTGCTGGAAAGCTACGAAGAGAAAGGCCGCTAA
- a CDS encoding helix-turn-helix domain-containing protein, whose product MAQELQGVCEAIALLDPKTRRRLVEIALENGYAAKDVAAIMGVSPAAVSRYIHESLSPSTETLCKMIHGIDPETRTKILAEAAYALWSALERLLQALPPSPDKMLLAERIADKVSIILAETTISSRSREEVV is encoded by the coding sequence ATGGCCCAGGAGCTGCAAGGAGTATGCGAGGCCATAGCACTACTAGACCCGAAGACCAGGCGTAGACTCGTCGAGATAGCGCTCGAAAACGGCTACGCCGCCAAAGACGTAGCCGCTATAATGGGCGTCAGCCCGGCTGCCGTCTCACGCTACATCCACGAGAGCCTAAGCCCCAGCACAGAGACACTATGCAAGATGATACACGGCATAGACCCAGAGACACGCACCAAGATACTAGCCGAAGCCGCCTACGCCCTCTGGAGCGCCCTCGAGAGACTCCTACAAGCCCTACCACCATCGCCAGACAAGATGCTGCTAGCCGAGAGGATAGCAGACAAGGTATCGATCATACTAGCCGAGACAACAATATCAAGCAGAAGCCGAGAAGAGGTAGTATAA
- the cca gene encoding CCA tRNA nucleotidyltransferase, with translation MSCIRLGVEEEVLAEIKPSESEREKARNTAEKAMSLVKSVLQDLGIRDAHVTIEGSYAKDTWIRGNLDLDLFILLHPRNCLELIESGIVDEIASRLSAAGFTIEMRYAQHPYLRVLVDGIWVEIVPGCAIPDPDSPLTAVDRTPFHRRYVVSKTTPEMRDEIRLLKSFMKRIGVYGAEIAVQGFSGYLVELLVINYGCFRSVLEAAQSWKPPVVIDVEGHHRDQRALVKKFKDAAMIVVDPVDPDRNVAAAVSRQSLARFIVASMLYLREPRRDFFHIPGRKEVHAPAPGSVLAVYGPRAGNTVVALLESPRRLSPDNIWGIARRTLRAARRLLERWGFSVIDATAYASEDGQRFIVLVELESRTLPPLQLHLGPPAWSTGNAQRFVEKYRSDETAVGPWITEDGRLAVARRRRYTDALELLRSRVDEWLPGSAKGFRVQVSTLPGVVDRLQGDELAWLLETGYKAPGWMKPRR, from the coding sequence ATGAGCTGTATACGCCTGGGCGTCGAGGAGGAGGTACTAGCCGAGATAAAGCCCTCGGAATCGGAGAGGGAGAAAGCCCGAAACACTGCAGAGAAGGCAATGAGCCTGGTAAAGAGTGTACTGCAGGACCTAGGGATAAGGGATGCCCACGTAACCATTGAGGGGAGCTACGCCAAGGATACATGGATTAGAGGCAACCTGGACCTTGACCTGTTCATACTGCTACATCCCAGGAACTGTCTAGAGTTGATAGAGTCTGGCATAGTCGATGAGATAGCCTCCAGATTATCTGCCGCGGGCTTCACCATAGAGATGCGCTACGCGCAGCACCCCTACCTCCGGGTGCTAGTCGACGGAATATGGGTGGAGATCGTACCTGGGTGCGCCATACCAGACCCCGATAGCCCCCTCACTGCCGTGGATAGGACTCCCTTCCACCGCCGCTACGTAGTATCGAAGACGACGCCGGAGATGAGAGACGAGATACGCCTGCTTAAATCATTCATGAAGAGGATTGGCGTCTACGGGGCAGAGATAGCTGTACAAGGGTTCTCCGGCTACCTTGTAGAACTCCTAGTGATAAACTATGGCTGCTTCCGGTCAGTCCTCGAGGCTGCCCAGTCCTGGAAGCCACCCGTAGTCATAGACGTTGAGGGCCACCACCGGGACCAGAGGGCGCTCGTGAAGAAGTTTAAGGACGCGGCCATGATAGTGGTTGACCCCGTGGATCCTGACCGCAACGTCGCTGCTGCCGTGTCGAGGCAGAGCCTAGCCCGGTTCATAGTCGCCTCGATGCTCTACCTCCGAGAGCCGCGTAGAGACTTCTTCCATATACCAGGGAGGAAGGAGGTACACGCGCCCGCCCCTGGCAGCGTCCTAGCCGTATACGGGCCCAGAGCCGGCAACACCGTGGTAGCCCTGCTGGAGTCGCCGCGTAGGCTTTCACCAGACAACATCTGGGGTATAGCCAGGAGGACCCTTAGAGCAGCCCGAAGGCTCCTTGAGCGCTGGGGCTTCAGCGTAATAGACGCAACCGCATACGCCTCCGAGGACGGCCAGCGCTTCATAGTGCTAGTCGAGCTCGAGTCCCGGACGCTGCCCCCGCTCCAGCTCCACCTCGGGCCGCCCGCCTGGAGCACCGGCAACGCGCAGAGGTTTGTAGAGAAGTACCGCAGCGACGAGACAGCTGTGGGGCCATGGATCACCGAGGACGGTAGGCTAGCCGTGGCTAGGCGGAGGAGGTACACGGACGCCCTAGAGCTTCTACGCAGCCGTGTAGACGAGTGGCTACCGGGGAGCGCCAAGGGGTTCCGGGTGCAGGTCTCCACGCTCCCAGGAGTCGTGGACAGGCTACAGGGTGACGAGCTGGCATGGCTCCTAGAGACGGGCTACAAGGCCCCAGGCTGGATGAAGCCGAGAAGATAG
- a CDS encoding HD domain-containing protein, which produces MDVFAERAKKVHDKLLQKARGIGDDAIRSIVLSLLENPVITFTKVEPRISFYESPAAPKKHHAYPGGLLDHTLGVTEIAEKLIDVYTGIYGANVDRDLVIAAALLHDLFKYYQYERDPLTGGYRPRSDWYFSHDFAMVAELSVRSAPDKLIRVVAETHGTVPFSTIESQIVHQADTTDSQMVSQIQDVIWRACLDIELELGDVKAIKVFNEAMRRVPIFEYAKIYYTRGRDELREFIKKLLGLEKQQSQA; this is translated from the coding sequence ATGGACGTGTTTGCAGAACGTGCCAAAAAGGTTCACGATAAGCTGCTCCAGAAGGCACGTGGTATAGGAGACGATGCTATACGCTCGATAGTGTTAAGCCTCCTAGAGAACCCGGTGATAACGTTTACCAAGGTGGAGCCGAGGATAAGTTTCTACGAGAGCCCAGCAGCGCCCAAGAAGCACCATGCATACCCAGGCGGGCTTCTAGACCACACGCTCGGTGTGACAGAGATAGCTGAGAAGCTCATAGACGTGTACACCGGCATCTACGGCGCTAACGTGGACCGTGACCTCGTCATAGCGGCTGCGCTGCTTCATGACCTCTTCAAATACTATCAGTATGAGCGAGACCCTCTGACAGGCGGATACAGGCCTCGTAGCGACTGGTACTTCAGCCACGACTTCGCAATGGTGGCAGAGCTCTCAGTCCGAAGCGCGCCAGACAAGCTGATAAGGGTAGTAGCTGAGACGCATGGAACAGTGCCCTTCAGCACTATAGAGTCGCAGATTGTCCACCAGGCCGACACCACAGACTCCCAGATGGTCTCACAGATACAGGATGTAATATGGCGTGCATGCCTAGATATAGAACTCGAGCTGGGCGATGTAAAGGCGATAAAGGTGTTCAACGAGGCAATGAGAAGGGTGCCGATATTCGAGTACGCCAAAATATACTATACTAGAGGGCGTGACGAGCTAAGAGAGTTCATAAAGAAACTGCTAGGCCTAGAGAAGCAACAAAGCCAAGCATAA
- a CDS encoding NAD(P)/FAD-dependent oxidoreductase, producing MATSVRPDFVVVGAGPAGAAFAYYASARGYSVEVYEGADFAAKPCGWAVPLQIEKYIKILSDAILSEINGFRVYVDGQLVHESHGQRWGYIVDKRLLIKSLLESATVHKKYVDLTSPTRPRVGSMPLQARERVVLAPGLVGLPNIASETILAVQQIFRTSRAIDTDVIEIWFDSNLVGYYWVFPRSQNIVDIGVGGYEGAESLRSRLRSFAKMKLGHIDPITPIKGARINVSGVNENLLTRNVPIIGEAAGFVYPLTGEGIRPSIASAYALFNSIIENNNPLDRVKSIVKWVNLQRKLLNKIRASSPETRARVISSLPLDVFTSLGLGELSLRQLLRALPSLPRSVASILRTVLG from the coding sequence ATGGCTACTAGCGTAAGACCCGACTTCGTTGTTGTAGGCGCAGGGCCTGCTGGAGCTGCATTCGCGTACTACGCCTCGGCCAGGGGCTACTCCGTCGAGGTCTACGAGGGGGCTGACTTTGCTGCGAAGCCGTGCGGCTGGGCTGTCCCGCTTCAGATAGAGAAGTACATTAAGATACTATCCGACGCCATACTCTCCGAGATAAACGGCTTCCGTGTATATGTGGACGGCCAGCTTGTACACGAGTCACACGGCCAACGCTGGGGCTATATAGTAGACAAGCGTTTACTCATTAAGTCGCTTCTTGAAAGCGCTACTGTTCATAAGAAGTATGTTGACCTCACTAGCCCTACGAGGCCGAGAGTAGGCTCTATGCCGCTACAGGCTAGGGAACGGGTAGTCCTCGCACCCGGCCTCGTAGGTCTTCCAAACATAGCCAGCGAGACCATACTAGCTGTGCAACAAATATTTAGAACGAGTAGGGCAATTGACACAGATGTCATAGAGATATGGTTTGATAGCAACCTTGTAGGATACTACTGGGTGTTCCCAAGGTCACAGAATATAGTAGACATTGGCGTGGGTGGCTACGAGGGCGCGGAATCGCTGCGCTCACGGCTTAGAAGCTTTGCAAAGATGAAGCTTGGCCACATAGACCCTATTACGCCCATAAAGGGTGCCAGGATAAACGTATCCGGCGTCAATGAGAATCTCTTGACCAGAAACGTGCCTATAATAGGCGAGGCTGCTGGCTTCGTATACCCTTTGACCGGCGAAGGCATACGACCATCAATAGCCTCAGCATACGCACTGTTCAACAGCATTATTGAGAACAATAATCCTCTAGACAGAGTCAAGTCTATCGTGAAATGGGTAAACCTGCAACGCAAGCTTCTCAACAAGATAAGGGCATCATCGCCCGAGACACGGGCAAGAGTGATCTCATCGCTTCCGCTAGATGTTTTTACATCCCTAGGGCTTGGAGAACTTAGTCTCCGTCAGCTACTACGTGCGCTGCCAAGCCTACCACGGAGTGTCGCTTCAATCCTTAGGACTGTCCTAGGCTAG
- a CDS encoding polyprenyl synthetase family protein, translating into MQGLNSSQLLEQWRAARQLIDTAIERWLMELPEANAVDAARYIAMGGKRLRGFLVLEVARSLGARIEDALDAAVAVELVHAASLALDDIIDEDLVRRGAEAAWVKYGLKKTVMVSNLLIPFAQRIVAERYGEEALRRTVKAWLDISRGEVIDAFTVPDQLSPDTYLEMIKLKTGALFRLAAELGVIAAGRYSLIDVASRYGETIGVMYQIADDLRDSRDKEKVKNEPSLQLFLRWLNGAGINKAYATIKMLLARAVDFSTRITGGIQNSYLSYLPSFIVNAMLGSSIA; encoded by the coding sequence ATGCAAGGGCTCAACTCTAGCCAACTGCTCGAGCAATGGCGTGCAGCGCGCCAGCTAATTGACACGGCTATTGAGCGGTGGCTCATGGAGCTGCCAGAGGCAAATGCAGTTGATGCTGCCAGGTATATAGCTATGGGTGGCAAGAGGCTTCGAGGATTCCTAGTGCTAGAAGTAGCTAGGAGCCTAGGTGCACGAATTGAGGATGCCCTTGACGCTGCTGTAGCTGTCGAACTTGTTCATGCAGCTAGCTTAGCTTTGGATGACATAATAGACGAGGACCTAGTGAGACGAGGAGCTGAAGCAGCATGGGTAAAGTATGGGTTAAAGAAGACCGTGATGGTGTCCAACCTCCTTATACCTTTTGCACAGAGAATAGTAGCTGAGCGGTACGGCGAGGAGGCGCTAAGACGGACAGTTAAGGCGTGGCTGGATATATCCAGGGGTGAAGTCATAGACGCGTTCACGGTACCAGACCAGCTTAGCCCGGACACGTACCTTGAGATGATTAAGCTCAAGACGGGCGCACTCTTCCGTCTTGCTGCAGAGCTTGGTGTTATAGCTGCTGGGCGCTACTCTCTCATAGATGTCGCATCCCGGTACGGCGAGACTATAGGTGTTATGTACCAGATAGCAGACGATCTACGCGACAGCCGCGACAAGGAGAAAGTGAAGAATGAGCCCAGTTTACAGCTCTTCCTACGGTGGCTAAACGGCGCCGGGATAAACAAGGCCTACGCGACGATAAAGATGCTGCTAGCAAGGGCTGTAGACTTCTCGACGAGGATAACGGGGGGTATACAGAACTCGTATCTTTCATATCTTCCCAGCTTTATAGTGAATGCTATGCTTGGCAGCTCTATAGCCTAG
- a CDS encoding DNA polymerase sliding clamp, protein MARARLSYPDAKSFYNMLDAISKIVDEVTMIITNEGVKAIALDPAHVALITIELPPESFIEYEVEGEEVKLGFNVANTAKLIKRGKKGDKLDIEVDDERVTWSIVGATIKRYRVLNLDVPVPEIPDAQLEFKIKIAMIVDPFKNALKDAEAVGDTVELEALDESTFVIRGVGAATAEAKIRSDSPAVVEFSVDEPGKSAYSIDYLKHVVSLTKVADTISIEFSQDMPLRLQFQLPAGGKVTYLLAPKVA, encoded by the coding sequence GTGGCGAGAGCTAGACTATCATATCCTGACGCTAAATCATTCTACAATATGCTCGACGCCATATCTAAGATAGTTGATGAGGTAACAATGATAATAACTAACGAGGGAGTGAAGGCCATAGCACTTGACCCAGCACACGTGGCACTGATAACTATAGAGCTGCCGCCAGAGAGCTTTATAGAGTACGAGGTAGAGGGCGAAGAAGTAAAGCTAGGGTTCAACGTAGCCAATACAGCTAAGCTTATCAAGCGTGGAAAGAAGGGAGACAAACTAGACATAGAAGTTGACGACGAGAGAGTCACCTGGTCAATAGTAGGCGCAACTATAAAGCGTTACCGCGTACTAAACCTTGACGTCCCCGTCCCCGAGATACCAGATGCACAGCTAGAATTCAAGATAAAGATAGCAATGATAGTAGACCCGTTTAAGAACGCGCTTAAGGATGCTGAGGCTGTAGGCGATACGGTAGAGCTAGAGGCTCTGGACGAGAGCACATTCGTGATAAGGGGTGTAGGAGCTGCAACAGCCGAGGCTAAGATTAGAAGTGATTCGCCTGCAGTAGTCGAATTCAGTGTAGACGAGCCCGGTAAGTCCGCCTACAGTATAGACTATCTGAAACATGTAGTATCGCTAACAAAGGTTGCTGACACGATTTCGATAGAGTTCTCTCAGGATATGCCGCTAAGGCTGCAGTTCCAACTACCAGCAGGAGGTAAGGTAACATACCTACTAGCCCCAAAGGTGGCATAG
- a CDS encoding RimK family alpha-L-glutamate ligase, which translates to MTRIAVLHSSPQPTWSSRRLLKSLSELGAQPIYMLWSYTAASIGSDCPLRYRGKCLDVDAIIVRGLGRGLSVEKYLYRYAFLKTAESQGILVINPTDALFTARDKFTSLRILHQHGIPVPSTVATENPSDVLREVERLRKAVLKPITGSLGLGSFMVDDTDTAYYVVNLLLTLNQPIYVQEYIDKKDNRDIRVFVVDGKVIASIYRKAPQGYWKTNIARGAKALPASPSSEILETALRATSVLGLIYAGVDIIEYEGGHVVIEVNASPLWRGLQAATGVDPAKELAEAILRRVKK; encoded by the coding sequence ATGACGAGAATAGCTGTATTGCATAGTTCTCCACAGCCTACCTGGTCATCTAGACGCCTATTGAAGTCGCTATCAGAGCTAGGAGCACAGCCAATATACATGTTATGGAGCTATACAGCTGCCAGTATAGGCTCTGATTGCCCACTACGGTATCGCGGTAAATGCCTCGACGTTGACGCCATAATCGTTCGCGGTCTAGGGCGTGGACTAAGTGTCGAAAAGTATCTTTACCGCTACGCTTTCCTGAAGACTGCCGAATCTCAAGGCATACTAGTGATTAATCCTACGGACGCACTCTTCACGGCACGAGACAAGTTCACAAGCCTAAGGATACTTCATCAACACGGCATACCTGTACCAAGTACCGTGGCTACTGAGAATCCGTCAGACGTTCTCCGTGAGGTAGAGAGGCTTAGAAAAGCCGTGCTCAAGCCTATAACAGGTAGCCTAGGCCTGGGCTCATTCATGGTTGACGACACAGATACTGCCTACTACGTCGTGAACCTCCTACTGACACTCAACCAGCCTATATACGTGCAGGAGTATATTGATAAGAAGGATAACCGGGATATCCGCGTATTCGTTGTAGACGGGAAGGTCATAGCTTCTATCTACCGCAAGGCGCCACAAGGCTACTGGAAGACCAACATAGCACGCGGTGCCAAGGCGCTACCCGCTTCACCGTCTAGCGAGATCCTTGAAACAGCACTTCGAGCAACCTCGGTGCTGGGCCTAATATATGCAGGAGTGGATATAATAGAGTACGAGGGAGGACATGTGGTAATAGAGGTAAACGCGTCGCCTCTATGGAGAGGTCTCCAAGCCGCCACGGGGGTTGACCCCGCGAAGGAGCTAGCCGAGGCTATACTGAGGAGGGTGAAGAAGTAG